In Henningerozyma blattae CBS 6284 chromosome 6, complete genome, the following are encoded in one genomic region:
- the SPO71 gene encoding Spo71p (similar to Saccharomyces cerevisiae SPO71 (YDR104C); ancestral locus Anc_8.248) encodes MNNIIDDALRATTDDLEYIRRTTAYSSRNMNFSFKSNDTDKNNSPENKNDTEDIDIIKIPKLSYTAYKLLYASPVEISSCSKIVLLGGIPIQWYIEQKAGFWHIISFLAFRNQRRTIKKQTTLRYRAVYHRKQKKFHYSTAAVNAFKSTSPQSINKATDNSNSDNNSTARQDHVKHKKKLKIKQKYKHIKSKKVSSPTYFKTSSNKHNSNKRKLKSHLVSFSTDTPAPIISDYTTPITPNTSTETDNGSDNIRQDTNTISNILENNGFRDPLWKDTVIIPTESTKTIYSSVKNQLLARNTVATQTPAQMNEPKIIYEKSKSFITNDQNLDKEDKEGIALSAYKFHKRAYTITSSSPQNYSTLIKGTAEAPNTITSKTGNRHIYRHNSKDSIHSLNQNDISTHQNSKYFTAKQTLNSHQNKNNNIPFNDKNLISLLTPTTDETNPTSGSAQDFFTASDFKGRKTPTIIINNPSSSSNTTNDDDQRNSTIATTFNINGKTVPTVPLTPSLLEKFPPTTIVTETNSSSSSASQSTSISQYYSMDDESRLNSNESRPSKDSIRTTQSFNGQGTSMSRDYLHPIDSMSSNTIDKKTIKVYPKTSSDYNLERLKPVNSQSPTFSIQSTISNSQDDIPLATQKSSKLNHFKSKSGELFKHIVKLENSSGSILKKPKLRSKQKLDLSPVSTISSNVTSNHKSNLTKLTAVPPKPIDLPRDEIIHLLNPPVYKQPYIRSHISDAKSSAKKTVKSTLSDFAHTEYEIYRHIRRKLKYGKVIMMERMLVMVKEAIIQKEISPEFNECENIDTRVFDRWKEYIVVARATGNAVKPILIQFYHNRKIPEISTEIRDATTIRGNSLDFYLSRECFIGFYSTLDKTICIQKPDDKLFRLNEGIEYIDYKDIDPLKIFILRSKTFYSSHKWHDFLKSSLGINTLPKNVTIKIPELSASINISLTTTLLNYLQYKETEENQYLKIAILDRGYKVFQYPLLRFLNILIFDKFREARFHEILKKWEAPNNIMGCDIKHYDRIEWVPSHESDLLGCAYSTIKSHILEYRSLIQYSRETFNGSEILVEPSATEGFLIRFTDKYGADRTKFGKLFIRPSYFFTSDNLLFYMSSLKAIPPLPKEAAVDDMMNPYEMDKIKHIMDSLPNIYEQNPYEVNLSSQINWLNKNITSEELNERDMYGFKCFNRRILQILKAESIIDLALVKDVYQGTSRDLQHNELKYHVLVTATLAFWQKRVTVQDIAESTIFIKTGNNLLLKLLAPSADIAREWVCRLQKLVRYWRIKQSNLVKRMQDIKQKNLLHLRMTHNEEANIGMTTSKWVADRGIADASIYHINGLSLLRPIILKGFLYQKPSKHSVFKKYFTILVPGFLLLYSCYHRSPAGYAKPVLNYKFHSSLSLDESYLYSGRTSEPDLLKRDKMFDGINPGSHSLPRVYNDGWRSCEDETSRCFTLWFGTKRAISKYSKDIEENTDYYSDINIDESPSTSSSSTLENVENTRLVRTVNRLGVGGKTMVFMARSRQERDLWVLSIYYELETVRKANLQQS; translated from the coding sequence atgaataatattatcgATGATGCTCTTCGAGCTACAACAGATGATTTAGAATATATCCGAAGAACCACAGCTTATTCTTCAAGaaatatgaatttttcttttaaaagtaACGATACTGATAAGAATAATTCTCCAGAGAATAAAAATGACACAGAAGATATAGACATTATAAAAATTCCTAAATTATCTTACACAGCTTATAAACTATTATACGCGTCACCTGTAGAAATATCTTCGTGCTCCaaaattgtattattagGTGGTATACCAATTCAATGGTATATTGAACAAAAAGCTGGATTTTGGCATATTATCTCTTTTTTGGCATTTAGAAACCAAAGAAGGActattaaaaaacaaacaactTTGAGATATAGAGCTGTGTATCATagaaagcaaaaaaaattccacTATTCCACTGCTGCTGTTAATGCCTTTAAATCAACTTCACCACAGTCGATAAATAAGGCCACagataatagtaatagtgataataattcaactGCTAGACAAGACCATGTTAAacataagaaaaaattaaaaataaaacaaaagtATAAGCatattaaaagtaaaaaagtATCTTCTCCTACTTATTTCAAAACAAGCAGTAACAAACACAATAGTAATAAGAGGAAGTTGAAGTCACATTTAGTTTCATTTTCCACAGATACTCCTGCCCCTATTATTTCTGACTATACTACTCCCATAACTCCCAATACTTCTACAGAAACCGACAATGGTTCTGATAATATACGGCAAGATACCAACactatttcaaatattttggaaaacAACGGTTTTCGAGATCCCTTATGGAAGGATACAGTTATTATACCAACAGAATCCACCAAAACGATATATAGTAGTGTAAAGAATCAATTACTTGCCAGAAATACAGTTGCCACTCAAACACCAGCACAGATGAATGAaccaaaaataatttatgaAAAATCGAAATCTTTTATTACAAACGACCAAAATTTGGACaaagaagataaagaaGGTATAGCTTTGAGTGCATATAAGTTTCATAAAAGAGCTTATACAATTACTTCAAGTAGTCCTCAGAATTATTCTACGTTAATTAAAGGGACAGCTGAAGCACCTAATACTATAACTTCAAAAACTGGGAATAGACATATCTATAGGCATAATTCAAAAGACTCAATTCATTCTTTAAACCAAAATGATATTAGTACTCACCAAAactcaaaatatttcaccGCAAAACAGACTTTAAACAGtcatcaaaataaaaataataatattcctttcaatgataaaaatttaatcaGTCTATTAACACCAACTACAGATGAAACAAATCCTACTAGTGGATCTGCCCAAGATTTCTTTACTGCAAGCGATTTTAAAGGTCGTAAGACGCCAacaatcattattaataaccCATCGTCCTCTTCAAATACCACGAATGATGACGATCAAAGAAATTCTACAATCGCTACaacttttaatatcaatggAAAAACAGTTCCAACCGTACCTTTGACACCttctttattagaaaaatttccTCCAACAACCATTGTAACAGAAACAAATTCCAGTTCAAGTTCAGCTTCTCAATCGACTTCTATCTCACAATATTACAGTATGGATGATGAGAGCAGGTTAAATAGTAACGAGAGTAGGCCAAGTAAAGATAGCATAAGAACAACTCAAAGTTTTAATGGCCAGGGAACCAGTATGAGTAGAGATTATTTGCATCCTATTGATTCAATGTCAAGCAATACAATTGACAAGAAAACGATAAAAGTCTATCCTAAGACTAGCTCTGattataatttagaaaGACTAAAACCAGTCAACTCACAATCACCgactttttcaattcaatcaACTATTTCAAACTCTCAAGATGATATTCCACTTGCCACACAAAAATCAagtaaattaaatcattttaaatcaaaaagcggagaattatttaaacacATTGTTAAGCTAGAAAATAGTAGCGGCAGTATCTTAAAGAAACCGAAATTAAGGtcaaaacaaaaactaGATCTTTCTCCTGTTTCGACAATATCTTCAAATGTAACAAGCAACCACAAATCCAACCTGACAAAACTAACTGCTGTTCCTCCTAAACCAATTGACTTACCAAGAGatgaaataattcatttattaaatccTCCAGTTTATAAACAGCCATATATCCGAAGTCACATATCCGATGCTAAATCATCAGCTAAAAAGACTGTCAAAAGTACATTGTCTGATTTTGCACATACTGAATATGAAATTTATCGACATATTCGAAGAAAACTAAAATATGGTAAAGTCATAATGATGGAAAGAATGCTTGTTATGGTAAAGGAAGCAATTATTCAAAAGGAAATCTCACCAGAATTTAATGAAtgtgaaaatattgatactAGAGTATTCGATAGATGGAAGGAATATATTGTAGTTGCCAGAGCTACAGGAAATGCAGTCAAACcaatattaattcaattttatcataATCGAAAAATTCCAGAAATATCGACTGAAATAAGAGACGCAACTACTATACGAGGCAATTCCCTAGATTTTTATCTAAGTCGAGAATGCTTTATTGGATTTTATAGTACATTAGATAAAACTATTTGCATTCAAAAACCAGATGACAAATTATTCAGATTAAACGAGGGTATTGAATACATTGATTATAAAGATATCGACCctcttaaaatttttattttaagatCAAAGACTTTTTATTCATCACATAAATGGcatgattttttaaaaagttCTTTAGGGATCAATACTTTACCAAAGAATGTCACTATTAAAATTCCTGAACTTTCTGCCTCCATTAATATTAGCCTAACTACTACCCTTTTGAATTACTTACAATATAAGGAAACAGAAGAAAaccaatatttaaaaattgcCATCTTGGATAGGGGGTATAAAGTGTTTCAGTATCCATTATTAAGGTTTCTTAACATTCTAAtctttgataaatttagaGAGGCTAGATTCCAtgagattttaaaaaaatgggAAGCcccaaataatattatggGTTGTGATATTAAACATTATGATAGGATTGAATGGGTTCCATCACACGAATCTGACCTACTTGGTTGTGCTTATTCAACCATAAAATCACACATTTTGGAATATAGATctttaattcaatattctCGAGAAACATTTAACGGTTCAGAAATTCTCGTGGAGCCTTCAGCTACAGAAGGTTTTTTGATAAGGTTTACTGATAAATATGGTGCAGACCGAACAAAATTTGGGAAACTTTTTATTAGACCTTCATATTTCTTTACGAGTGATAATTTACTATTTTACATGTCATCCTTAAAGGCAATTCCTCCTCTGCCAAAAGAGGCTGCAGTTGATGATATGATGAATCCATATGAAATGGATAAGATTAAACACATAATGGACTCTCTACCAAATATATACGAGCAAAATCCGTATGAGGTTAACCTTTCGAGCCAAATTAATTGgctaaataaaaatattacttcAGAAGAACTTAACGAACGTGATATGTATGGttttaaatgttttaataggagaatattacaaattttaaaagcaGAAAGTATCATTGACTTAGCATTAGTAAAAGATGTATATCAAGGGACAAGCAGAGATTTGCAACATAACgaattgaaatatcatGTTCTAGTCACTGCTACTTTAGCATTTTGGCAGAAGAGAGTAACTGTGCAAGATATTGCAGAATCcacaatatttattaaaacagGAAACAACTTGTTATTAAAGTTACTTGCCCCATCTGCTGATATAGCAAGAGAATGGGTATGCAGATTACAAAAACTTGTAAGATATTGGAGGATAAAACAAAGTAATTTAGTAAAAAGAATGCAAGATATCAAACAGAAAAATTTACTACATTTAAGAATGACACACAATGAAGAAGCAAATATTGGAATGACAACATCTAAATGGGTTGCGGATAGAGGTATAGCTGATGCTTCAATTTATCATATTAACGGATTATCGTTATTAAGACCAATCATTCTAAAAGGATTTCTTTATCAAAAACCGTCTAAGCATTctgtatttaaaaaatattttacaatattGGTTCCTGGATTTCTTTTATTGTACAGTTGTTACCATAGATCACCCGCAGGATATGCTAAACctgttttaaattataagtTCCATTCAAGCTTATCTTTAGATGAAAGCTATTTGTATTCGGGAAGGACATCTGAACCAGATTTACTTAAAAGGGATAAAATGTTTGATGGTATTAATCCAGGTAGCCACTCTCTTCCAAGAGTATATAATGATGGCTGGAGGTCTTGTGAAGACGAAACTTCAAGGTGCTTTACACTTTGGTTTGGAACGAAAAGAgcaatttcaaaatattctaaagaTATTGAGGAAAATACCGATTATTACTCTGATATCAATATCGACGAAAGCCCTTCAACAAGCTCCTCGTCAACATTAGAGAATGTAGAAAACACACGTTTAGTAAGAACGGTAAATAGATTAGGTGTTGGTGGTAAGACTATGGTATTTATGGCGAGATCAAGACAAGAAAGGGATTTATGGGTTCTATCCATTTATTATGAGCTTGAAACAGTTCGCAAAGCTAATTTACAACAGTCGTAA